A region of Ramlibacter agri DNA encodes the following proteins:
- a CDS encoding ATP-binding protein translates to MMAGLRRRLLVMLIAPLVLLAIINAWFDYRSAANVASQQDERLLALLPLVADSVIGEGEPPLLLLAPQVDEFLKDGHGFTAYAVVDADGKLLLGAPWLADLPPSGLEPEFHSEEHGGATWRIVRQRQPTVLGEVAIAVADGSDPRQQWLRAVLLKVLLPNLVLIAIAAFAVGWAVERALKPLLALRDAVERRSPRDLSALDETAAPGEVRPLVLSLNRLFGLVNAQAESQRRFVADAAHQLRTPLAGLQAQVEAWAQAADPAQETLALPTEQVHKLRSATRRTTQLANQLLALSRADARGMHSQPEQRVDLKSLCEDILQAHLDAAESRRIDLGLDAEPAQVMGHAWLLRELLSNLVDNAVKYTDEGGAVTIRCGERFGTPFLEVEDDGPGVAAEEVPRILERFYRVQGTQGEGNGLGLAIAEEIARVHDSHLMIQPGSGGKGLKVTLPLPA, encoded by the coding sequence ATGATGGCCGGCCTGCGCCGGCGCCTGCTGGTGATGCTGATCGCGCCGCTGGTGTTGCTGGCGATCATCAATGCCTGGTTCGACTACCGCTCCGCCGCCAACGTGGCGAGCCAGCAGGACGAGCGCCTGCTGGCCCTGCTGCCGCTGGTGGCCGACTCGGTCATCGGCGAAGGCGAGCCGCCGCTGCTGCTGCTGGCCCCGCAGGTCGACGAATTCCTGAAGGACGGCCACGGCTTCACCGCCTATGCGGTGGTGGATGCCGACGGCAAGCTGCTGCTGGGCGCGCCCTGGCTGGCCGACCTGCCGCCCTCCGGGCTGGAGCCGGAGTTCCACAGCGAGGAGCATGGCGGCGCCACCTGGCGCATCGTGCGCCAGCGCCAGCCCACCGTGCTGGGCGAGGTGGCCATCGCGGTGGCCGACGGCTCCGACCCGCGCCAGCAGTGGCTGCGCGCCGTGCTGCTGAAGGTGCTGCTGCCCAACCTGGTGTTGATCGCGATCGCTGCCTTTGCCGTGGGCTGGGCAGTGGAGCGCGCGCTGAAGCCGCTGCTGGCCTTGCGGGACGCGGTGGAGCGGCGCTCGCCGCGCGACCTGAGCGCGCTGGACGAAACCGCGGCGCCGGGCGAAGTGCGGCCGCTGGTGCTGTCGCTCAATCGCCTGTTCGGCCTGGTGAACGCGCAGGCCGAGAGCCAGCGCCGCTTCGTCGCCGACGCGGCGCACCAGCTGCGCACGCCGCTGGCGGGCCTGCAGGCGCAGGTGGAAGCCTGGGCCCAGGCTGCGGACCCGGCGCAGGAGACGCTGGCGCTGCCTACCGAGCAGGTGCACAAGCTGCGCAGCGCCACCCGGCGCACGACGCAGCTGGCCAACCAGCTGCTGGCGCTATCGCGGGCCGACGCGCGCGGCATGCATTCGCAGCCCGAACAGCGGGTGGACCTGAAGTCGCTGTGCGAGGACATCCTGCAGGCGCACCTGGACGCAGCCGAGTCCCGCCGCATCGACCTCGGCCTCGACGCCGAGCCGGCGCAGGTGATGGGCCATGCCTGGCTGCTGCGCGAGCTGCTGTCCAACCTCGTGGACAACGCCGTCAAGTACACGGACGAGGGCGGCGCGGTCACCATCCGCTGCGGCGAGCGCTTCGGCACGCCTTTCCTGGAGGTGGAAGACGACGGCCCCGGCGTGGCCGCCGAGGAAGTGCCGCGCATCCTCGAGCGCTTCTACCGGGTCCAGGGCACGCAGGGCGAGGGCAACGGCCTGGGCCTGGCGATCGCCGAGGAAATCGCGCGGGTCCACGACAGCCACCTGATGATCCAGCCCGGAAGCGGCGGAAAGGGGCTGAAAGTCACGCTTCCGCTGCCCGCCTGA
- the slmA gene encoding nucleoid occlusion factor SlmA — MSHAELDTPEPTPGQEAPAAAAARKRPKPGERRVQILQALATMLEQPGAERITTAALAARLEVSEAALYRHFASKAQMFEGLIEFIEQSVFTLINQIGEREPESQAQAARIVAMLVQFAEKNPGMTRVMVGDALVYENERLQQRMNQFFDKVEASLRQCLRASSESSPAPTVDAQVRASVLTAFIVGRLQRFARSGFKRMPSEHLDAALSRML; from the coding sequence ATGTCTCACGCCGAGCTCGATACCCCCGAACCCACCCCCGGCCAGGAAGCGCCGGCGGCTGCCGCGGCGCGCAAGCGCCCGAAGCCGGGTGAGCGTCGGGTGCAGATCCTGCAGGCGCTGGCGACCATGCTGGAACAGCCTGGCGCCGAGCGCATCACCACCGCGGCCCTGGCCGCCCGCCTGGAAGTGAGCGAAGCGGCGCTGTACCGCCATTTCGCCAGCAAGGCGCAGATGTTCGAAGGCCTCATCGAGTTCATCGAGCAGAGCGTCTTCACGCTGATCAACCAGATCGGCGAGCGCGAGCCCGAGAGCCAGGCCCAGGCCGCGCGCATCGTGGCGATGCTGGTGCAGTTCGCCGAGAAGAACCCGGGCATGACACGCGTGATGGTCGGCGACGCGCTGGTGTACGAGAACGAGCGCCTGCAGCAGCGCATGAACCAGTTCTTCGACAAGGTGGAAGCCTCGCTGCGCCAGTGCCTGCGCGCTTCGTCCGAGTCCAGCCCTGCGCCTACCGTCGACGCGCAGGTGCGCGCCTCCGTGCTCACGGCCTTCATCGTCGGGCGGCTGCAGCGCTTCGCGCGCTCGGGCTTCAAGCGGATGCCGTCCGAGCATCTCGACGCTGCGCTCTCGCGCATGCTTTGA
- the pdeM gene encoding ligase-associated DNA damage response endonuclease PdeM encodes MLQIQIAGEDAQLHPTGALCLPAHATLLVADAHFGKAVSFRKLGVPVPRGTTSGTLTKLDEALAATGAQHVVFLGDFLHSAHAHAAGTLAALHDWRDAHASLQLTLVRGNHDQRAGDPPASLGCEVVDEPLRLGPFALCHHPRPVAQAYVLAGHWHPCVSVAGRAFERLRLPCFWLGQEVGVLPAFGSFTGMHPIQLRAGDRLFAIAGDVVRALPQVQAGSDPR; translated from the coding sequence ATGTTGCAAATCCAGATTGCGGGCGAGGATGCGCAACTGCATCCCACCGGCGCCCTCTGCCTTCCCGCCCACGCCACGCTGCTGGTCGCTGACGCCCATTTCGGCAAGGCGGTGAGCTTTCGCAAGCTCGGCGTGCCGGTGCCGCGCGGCACCACCAGCGGCACGCTGACGAAGCTCGACGAGGCCCTGGCCGCCACCGGCGCGCAACATGTCGTCTTCCTCGGCGACTTCCTGCATTCCGCGCACGCGCACGCGGCCGGCACCTTGGCGGCGCTGCACGACTGGCGTGACGCGCATGCCAGCCTGCAGCTCACGCTGGTGCGCGGCAACCACGACCAGCGCGCGGGTGACCCGCCCGCCAGCCTCGGCTGCGAGGTCGTCGACGAGCCGCTGAGGCTGGGTCCGTTCGCGCTGTGCCATCACCCGCGGCCCGTGGCGCAGGCCTACGTGCTGGCCGGCCACTGGCATCCCTGCGTCAGCGTGGCGGGCCGCGCCTTCGAACGGTTGCGCCTGCCCTGTTTCTGGCTGGGCCAGGAAGTGGGCGTGCTGCCGGCCTTCGGCAGCTTCACCGGCATGCATCCCATCCAGCTGCGCGCCGGCGATCGCCTCTTCGCCATCGCCGGCGACGTGGTGCGGGCGCTGCCCCAGGTTCAGGCCGGGTCGGACCCGCGCTGA